The following proteins are co-located in the Leishmania panamensis strain MHOM/PA/94/PSC-1 chromosome 26 sequence genome:
- the S33-2 gene encoding 40S ribosomal protein S33, putative (TriTrypDB/GeneDB-style sysID: LpmP.26.1620) yields the protein MADSKKDNKKTEEVVAQGTDQAQVGLIIKVLGRTGSRGNVTQVRVRLMAEAGSPDYNRTIVRNVKGPCKENDMLSLMETEREARRLR from the coding sequence ATGGCTGATTCGAAGAAGGACAACAAGAAGACTGAGGAGGTCGTGGCCCAGGGTACGGACCAGGCCCAGGTTGGCTTGATCATCAAGGTTCTGGGCCGCACCGGCTCTCGCGGCAACGTGACccaggtgcgcgtgcgcctgATGGCTGAGGCCGGATCCCCGGACTACAACCGCACGATCGTGCGCAACGTGAAGGGCCCATGCAAGGAGAACGACATGCTCTCCCTCATGGAAACCGAGCGGGAGGCCCGCCGTCTCCGTTAA